In Juglans regia cultivar Chandler chromosome 13, Walnut 2.0, whole genome shotgun sequence, the following proteins share a genomic window:
- the LOC118344171 gene encoding protein FAR-RED IMPAIRED RESPONSE 1-like, which yields MNKNFYSLVVDAGGFENLQFQEKDCRNFIDKARHLRLGKGGGEALNQYFQRMRDRNDGFVSNMDLDDEGRLRNVFWADARSRAAYEYFGDVVTFDTTYLTNRYGMPFAPFVGVNHHGQSILFGAGLLSNEDTETFVWLFRMWLDCMNGRAPKAMITDQDRAMKSAIAIVFPETHHIYCLWHIMRKLPEKLGSHAQFNAGLKTDLQTALYDSHTSGEFDESWGQVIAKYDLHGNKWLQSLYEERSFWVPAYLKSVFWAGMSTTQRSESMNAFFDGYVHSSTTLKEFVDQFDNALRKKVELETMADFNSNNQTIPCLSHFNIEKQFQRLYTNAKFKEVQRELLGLMCCNCSLVSTEGCILKYQVSDEISTDDHIKTLHFFVYFNEEEVEVKCTCALFQMRGILCRHALRVCQFKKINVLPDVYVLDRWRKDLKRTYTLVRSSYDDQRDRADARNYERVLKRCSKLATKISSDNEKISAFLRVVDEFETKCEGSTLESAYEQTKAKANVVLDKGKKILSPNVTRGKGRPPSKRKVPPVEKLAPKRKKPTSRKILVDETQWGETPGSEQHQFDYGVDVGTQNSILTQSTPEMCHHLDPHL from the exons AtgaacaagaatttttattctcTTGTCGTTGATGCGGGGGGCTTTGAGAATCTTCAGTTTCAAGAGAAAGATTGTCGGAATTTCATTGACAAGGCTCGACATTTAAGGTTGGGTAAAGGTGGTGGCGAAGCACTTAATCAGTATTTCCAAAGAATGAGAGATCGGAATGATGGATTCGTTTCTAACATGGACTTGGATGATGAGGGAAGGTTACGGAATGTATTTTGGGCTGATGCTCGGAGTCGAGCGGCGTATGAGTATTTCGGAGACGTAGTAACATTTGATACAACGTACCTAACAAATAGGTACGGGATGCCTTTTGCGCCATTCGTTGGTGTTAATCATCATGGTCAGTCCATATTATTCGGAGCGGGATTGCTTTCAAACGAGGACACTGAAACTTTTGTGTGGTTGTTCCGAATGTGGTTGGATTGTATGAATGGTCGGGCGCCCAAAGCCATGATAACCGACCAAGATCGGGCAATGAAGAGTGCGATTGCCATTGTATTCCCTGAAACTCATCACATATATTGTTTATGGCATATAATGCGCAAACTTCCAGAGAAGTTAGGATCTCATGCGCAATTCAATGCGGGGTTGAAGACTGACCTTCAGACTGCATTATATGACTCACATACCAGCGGTGAATTTGATGAGAGCTGGGGTCAAGTAATTGCGAAGTATGATCTCCACGGCAATAAATGGCTTCAATCCTTATATGAGGAAAGGTCTTTTTGGGTTCCAGCCTACTTGAAAAGTGTATTCTGGGCTGGAATGAGCACAACACAAAGGTcggaaagcatgaatgcatttttcgaCGGGTATGTCCATTCCAGTACCACGTTGAAGGAATTCGTCGACCAATTTGATAATGCTCTTAGAAAGAAGGTGGAGTTAGAGACAATGGCTGATTTCAATTCTAACAACCAAACTATTCCCTGCTTGTCCCATTTTAATATTGAGAAGCAGTTCCAAAGGTTATATACAAATGCAAAGTTCAAAGAGGTACAAAGAGAGTTGCTGGGCCTAATGTGTTGTAATTGTTCCTTGGTAAGCACAGAAGGGTGCATTTTAAAATACCAAGTGTCGGATGAAATATCTACTGATGACCACATCAAAACACTCCATTTCTTTGTTTACTTTAACGAAGAGGAGGTGGAGGTCAAATGCACGTGTGCACTGTTTCAGATGAGGGGGATTTTATGTAGGCATGCACTTAGAGTTTGCCAGTTCAAAAAGATTAATGTGCTGCCAGATGTATATGTGTTGGATCGTTGGAGAAAGGACTTAAAGAGGACATACACATTAGTCAGAAGTAGTTACGATGACCAGCGGGATAGAGCAGACGCACGGAATTATGAGCGCGTGCTTAAAAGATGTTCGAAATTAGCGACGAAGATATCCTCTGATAATGAGAAAATCAGTGCGTTCTTGCGTGttgttgatgagtttgagaCAAAATGTGAAGGTTCAACACTAGAGTCGGCATATGAACAAACGAAGGCCAAAGCAAATGTCGTCTTGGATAAGGGTAAGAAGATACTAAGCCCCAACGTGACTCGAGGGAAAGGGAGACCCCCAAGTAAGAGGAAGGTTCCACCAGTGGAAAAGTTGGCAccaaagagaaagaaaccg ACTTCCAGGAAAATTTTGGTAGATGAAACACAATGGGGTGAGACACCGGGATCTGAACAACACCAATTTGATTATGGGGTTGATGTTGGAACACAAAACAGCATTCTTACACAATCAACGCCAGAG ATGTGTCACCATCTCGATCCACACTTATAA